In Muribaculum gordoncarteri, the genomic window TCAAGGCCTACTCGGGCGAGAAAGATAACGTGACGGTAAGTGACCTGGTGCAAGGCGACATTATGGAAGGAAGCATCAAAAACGGAAAGCGGCGTACCGAAGTGACGCTTCCCGACGGGCGTACAGCATGGGTCGACACAAAGGATGTGATGTCGCTTGACAAGTGGAGCCGGCAGAATCCCGATGCATCGCTTGTGGTGTCTACGGCTGCAGCAGTGATGGGAACACCATATCTATGGGGCGGATTGTCGTCAAAGGGAATGGACTGTTCGGGCTTGACTAAGATGTGTTACTATCGCAACGGCTTAATATTGATGCGTGACGCATCGCAACAGGCTTTGACCGGCACTGAGGTTAATGAAGATGACTTAAAGAAGGGCGATTTGCTGTTTTTCGGAAATATGGTCACTCGGCGCGTTAACCATGTGGGTATTTATATAGGTGACGGCATATTCATAGAATCGGCCGGACGCGTGAGATTGAACCGCCTGGATGCGGTGGATAATTTCTTTTTTGCGCGTCGAATATTGGGTGGCGGCGAGTCGAAAGGCATAACCAAGGTGATTAATCATCCTTGGTACTTCAATCAGGAGAATTAGACCCCGTTTCCCAATATTTTAATCGAGGAAAGAGCTGTAGATTGAATCAATTTTAGCTTCAATAACCTCGTCGAGGTCAAATTGCATCGGCTCGTTCTCAAATTTGGGAGTTGCGGGCTTCTCCGGCTTAATCTTTTTGACGGGCTTTGAGGATGTTTTGCGTTGTACGTGACCCGATGAATGGTAGGTTGATGTGTAATATTTCTCTTCAAGTCGGCTTACGATTACGCCGCGACTTGCTGATGAATGTATAATCTGTCCGTTTCCAACATACAGACCGACATGTGACACACGTGTTTTGTCGCGTCCCGTGCAAAAGAATACGAGGTCGCCGGCATTGAGCTTGCTTTTGTGTATCGACTTGCAGAATTGTTGCTGTTCACGTGACGAGCGAGGAAGCGCTATGCCAAGCGCTTTCATGTAAACCTGCATGGTGAGCCCCGAACAATCGGTGCCGTTATAGTCCTTGCCGCCGTATTTGTAACGTGTTCCGAGCCATGTCAACGCTTCGTCGACAAGAAGCTTCTCGTCGCCGTATAACTCGGGAATTTCAATGCGGGTGTCGGCAGGTCGATTCTTGTCATAGGACGATGTCGAACCCGTCACCGATTTTGATGATTTACATCCGGTGGCAAGCAACACTGTGACTATAGCGAATATATATAATGACCTGCGCATTGTCGTTTTGGAAAATTAAGTTGACTACAACAAAATTAAATATAAAATTCATTTATTACACCATAATTCATATTTTTTAGCTTATGTAAAATGACAGTAAAAAGAGGCATCGTTGTCACATGACAGCGATGCCTCGGTATTAACAATGAAAAAATTTTATGCTTTCTTGTAAACGTTTACTTCCGAAGGAGTAAAGTTGTTGATGAATTCGGCGTGCTTTGCAACCTCGGCCTTGGCTATGTTATTG contains:
- a CDS encoding C40 family peptidase is translated as MNNSIINSILTLCVTLASFSASAQNWALPHISVANVRTNPSHSSELSTQVLMGTPLRVHDRISDGWYFVEMPDGYWGYVIDNSLTVTDDEYMKKWRDAPRVIVVSDREVKAYSGEKDNVTVSDLVQGDIMEGSIKNGKRRTEVTLPDGRTAWVDTKDVMSLDKWSRQNPDASLVVSTAAAVMGTPYLWGGLSSKGMDCSGLTKMCYYRNGLILMRDASQQALTGTEVNEDDLKKGDLLFFGNMVTRRVNHVGIYIGDGIFIESAGRVRLNRLDAVDNFFFARRILGGGESKGITKVINHPWYFNQEN
- a CDS encoding C40 family peptidase, which codes for MRRSLYIFAIVTVLLATGCKSSKSVTGSTSSYDKNRPADTRIEIPELYGDEKLLVDEALTWLGTRYKYGGKDYNGTDCSGLTMQVYMKALGIALPRSSREQQQFCKSIHKSKLNAGDLVFFCTGRDKTRVSHVGLYVGNGQIIHSSASRGVIVSRLEEKYYTSTYHSSGHVQRKTSSKPVKKIKPEKPATPKFENEPMQFDLDEVIEAKIDSIYSSFLD